In the genome of Leucobacter luti, one region contains:
- a CDS encoding Lrp/AsnC family transcriptional regulator, protein MREISRNDHLHEPSILDDEDLQLVHALQIAPRASWTSLAPILGVHSTTLATRWKRLSEAGIAWIAVHSIGTRLTPVTAFIEVLCEMSRREEVIRELSEIPDVLSLDISARHRDLLLTVSAASMAHLTEHTLPRIASVRGIEHIETSFSTRMHVIADSWTVRSLSPEQERQVAQLNPRERSDGPAPRISPDVLRALAADGRLSASDIARGLGMSEPTVRRQIRAAILHGLVHFRCELAQDVSGTPITAEWFASVPATEHETLARAAAQIPGIRLCASTTGRTNVLLTFWLRSVSEVPRVEGQLTAAVPSIVFRESAIALRIAKRVGWLLGDGGRATGRVIPPWRE, encoded by the coding sequence ATGCGTGAAATCTCGCGAAACGATCATCTTCATGAACCATCCATTCTGGATGACGAGGATCTGCAACTCGTCCACGCGCTCCAGATTGCGCCGCGTGCCTCGTGGACGAGCTTGGCGCCAATCCTTGGCGTGCACAGCACCACGCTCGCAACGCGGTGGAAGCGGCTGAGCGAAGCGGGAATCGCGTGGATCGCGGTGCACTCGATCGGTACACGGCTGACTCCGGTGACCGCCTTCATCGAAGTGCTGTGTGAGATGTCGCGCAGAGAAGAAGTCATCAGAGAGCTATCGGAAATCCCCGATGTACTCTCGCTGGATATCTCGGCGCGGCACCGAGATCTCCTGCTGACGGTGTCTGCAGCGTCGATGGCTCACCTCACCGAGCACACACTGCCACGGATCGCCTCAGTGCGAGGCATCGAGCACATCGAGACGTCTTTCAGTACGCGGATGCACGTGATTGCGGACAGTTGGACGGTGCGTTCGCTCTCGCCTGAACAGGAGCGACAGGTGGCACAGCTCAATCCGCGCGAGCGCAGCGATGGGCCGGCACCCAGAATCAGCCCGGACGTGCTTCGCGCCCTTGCAGCGGACGGCAGACTCTCTGCCTCCGACATCGCGAGAGGGCTCGGAATGAGCGAGCCGACTGTGCGCCGCCAGATTCGCGCGGCGATCCTGCACGGACTCGTGCACTTCCGCTGTGAACTCGCGCAGGATGTGAGCGGCACCCCAATCACCGCCGAGTGGTTCGCGAGTGTTCCGGCGACAGAACATGAAACACTCGCCCGCGCGGCAGCCCAGATCCCCGGGATCCGACTCTGCGCGTCGACGACCGGACGGACGAACGTGCTCTTGACCTTCTGGCTCCGCTCTGTGAGCGAGGTCCCCCGAGTCGAGGGCCAGCTCACCGCGGCGGTGCCGTCGATCGTGTTCCGCGAGAGCGCGATTGCACTGCGAATTGCGAAGCGCGTGGGGTGGCTCTTAGGCGACGGCGGTCGTGCGACTGGCCGAGTGATTCCGCCCTGGCGGGAGTAA
- a CDS encoding pyridoxal phosphate-dependent aminotransferase, whose translation MTHISRLSQKIAAIAESATLKVDAKAKALQAEGRPVISYAAGEPDFATPAHIVEAARAALDNPQNFRYTAAAGLPELKRAIADKTARDSGWAVDPAQVIVTNGGKQAVYQSFQALLDPGDEVLLPAPYWTTYPEAIQLAGGVPVEVFAGSDQGYKVTVAQLEAARTDRTKVLLFVSPSNPTGAVYSPEETKAIGDWAEANGLWIIADEIYQNLTYDGVRAISIVEATPALQDRTILVNGVAKTYAMTGWRLGWMIGPSDIIKGASNLQSHLSSNVNNIAQRAAIAALTGPQEPIEEMRLAFDRRRKLIVAELNKVPGFNCPTPEGAFYAYVDVTAALGKPVRGITPTTSLELADLILEHAEVAAVPGEAFGPSGYLRFSYALGDEALLTGVRRIQALFSE comes from the coding sequence GTGACTCACATCTCCCGTCTTTCCCAGAAGATTGCCGCTATCGCGGAGTCTGCCACGCTCAAGGTCGATGCCAAGGCGAAGGCGCTCCAGGCCGAAGGTCGTCCCGTCATCAGCTACGCCGCTGGCGAGCCGGACTTCGCGACTCCGGCCCACATCGTCGAGGCTGCGCGCGCCGCGCTCGACAATCCCCAGAACTTCCGGTACACCGCAGCGGCTGGCTTGCCTGAGCTGAAGCGCGCAATCGCGGATAAGACCGCGCGTGACTCCGGCTGGGCGGTTGATCCCGCGCAGGTGATTGTCACCAACGGCGGCAAGCAGGCCGTGTACCAGTCGTTCCAGGCACTGCTCGATCCGGGCGACGAAGTGCTGCTGCCCGCGCCATACTGGACCACCTACCCCGAAGCGATTCAGCTCGCAGGCGGAGTGCCCGTCGAGGTGTTCGCCGGCTCCGATCAGGGCTACAAGGTGACCGTCGCGCAGCTGGAAGCTGCACGCACTGATCGCACGAAAGTCCTGCTGTTCGTCTCGCCGTCGAACCCGACCGGTGCCGTCTACTCTCCCGAAGAGACGAAGGCGATCGGCGATTGGGCTGAGGCCAACGGCCTGTGGATCATCGCAGATGAGATCTACCAGAATCTCACCTACGATGGGGTCCGCGCGATCTCCATTGTCGAAGCGACTCCCGCACTCCAAGATCGCACGATCCTCGTCAACGGTGTCGCGAAGACCTACGCCATGACCGGGTGGCGTCTGGGCTGGATGATCGGGCCCTCCGACATCATCAAGGGTGCGTCGAATCTGCAGTCCCACCTCAGCTCCAACGTGAACAACATCGCCCAGCGCGCCGCCATCGCAGCTCTCACGGGCCCGCAGGAGCCGATTGAGGAGATGCGTCTCGCGTTTGACCGCCGGCGCAAGCTGATCGTCGCCGAACTCAATAAGGTGCCCGGCTTCAACTGCCCGACGCCCGAGGGCGCCTTCTACGCCTACGTGGATGTCACGGCGGCACTCGGGAAGCCGGTGCGCGGGATCACCCCGACCACCTCGCTTGAGCTCGCCGACCTGATCCTTGAGCACGCTGAGGTCGCAGCGGTTCCCGGCGAGGCCTTCGGCCCGTCCGGCTACCTCCGTTTCAGCTATGCGCTCGGGGATGAGGCGCTCCTGACAGGCGTGCGCCGGATCCAGGCGCTGTTCTCGGAGTAG
- the secE gene encoding preprotein translocase subunit SecE: protein MSSSEVEESGGLVERAKADRAAKRNWFSRIVLFIQQVIAELKKVVTPTRKELINYTLVVIAFVVIMMAIVWALDQLFGFVTVFIFGASLG, encoded by the coding sequence ATGAGCAGTAGCGAAGTTGAGGAAAGCGGCGGCCTGGTCGAGCGCGCCAAGGCCGATCGTGCTGCCAAGCGCAACTGGTTCAGCCGGATTGTCCTGTTTATCCAGCAGGTCATTGCCGAGCTGAAAAAAGTTGTGACGCCCACCCGCAAAGAACTGATCAACTACACGCTCGTGGTGATCGCCTTCGTCGTGATCATGATGGCGATTGTGTGGGCGCTTGATCAGCTGTTCGGGTTCGTAACGGTCTTCATCTTCGGGGCGTCGCTCGGATAG
- the rplA gene encoding 50S ribosomal protein L1, producing the protein MAQKSKAYRAAAEKIQADKFYTPAEAVALAKETGSTKTDSTVEVAVKLGVDPRKADQMVRGTVSLPHGTGKTARVIVFAVGAAAEAAIAAGADEVGGDELIEKVAAGYTDFDSAVSTPELMGKVGRLGKVLGPRGLMPNPKTGTVTPDPAKAVTDIKGGKIEFRVDKHANVHFIVGKASFTADQLTDNITSVLDEISRLKPSSAKGKYVQKGAVSTTFGPGIPLDVSGL; encoded by the coding sequence ATGGCACAGAAGTCGAAGGCGTACCGCGCCGCTGCCGAGAAGATTCAGGCAGACAAGTTCTACACTCCCGCCGAGGCAGTCGCCCTGGCGAAGGAGACCGGTTCCACCAAGACCGACTCGACCGTTGAGGTTGCAGTCAAGCTCGGTGTGGATCCCCGCAAGGCAGATCAGATGGTGCGTGGCACCGTCAGCCTCCCCCACGGCACGGGCAAGACCGCTCGCGTCATCGTGTTCGCAGTTGGCGCGGCAGCCGAGGCAGCTATTGCTGCTGGCGCTGACGAGGTCGGCGGCGACGAGCTGATCGAGAAGGTTGCCGCTGGCTACACCGACTTCGATTCGGCTGTTTCGACCCCCGAGCTTATGGGCAAGGTCGGTCGTCTCGGTAAGGTGCTCGGCCCCCGTGGTCTGATGCCGAACCCGAAGACCGGCACGGTGACCCCGGATCCGGCCAAGGCCGTGACCGACATCAAGGGTGGCAAGATCGAGTTCCGCGTCGACAAGCACGCAAACGTGCACTTCATTGTTGGCAAGGCCTCGTTCACGGCAGATCAGCTCACGGACAACATCACGTCGGTGCTCGACGAGATCTCGCGTCTGAAGCCCTCGTCGGCTAAGGGCAAGTACGTGCAGAAGGGCGCCGTTTCGACGACCTTCGGCCCGGGCATCCCGCTCGACGTTTCGGGCCTGTAA
- a CDS encoding serine/threonine-protein kinase, whose amino-acid sequence MADQRVAEQPGIPGFSFVRPLGSGGFAQVYLYEQDLPRRVVAVKVLDSAPDRRDVFEREADAMAGLSAHPSIVSIYQAGIALSGRPYLVMEYCPASLGALTKGSPAPLNEVLDAGVRLAGALETAHRAGMLHRDIKPSNVLVTQLGRPALSDFGIARSLADSALPSEEVAMSVPWSAPEVVRLDSAGSVASEIWSLAATLYTFAAGRSPFEDENKDRNTRAKLIERIGKAEVRPIPGATGYAPFDAVLARAMQRTPGARFASMAEFGAALQDVQRGFGYDVTPLEIIADAWQPRADLLADPQLSAAQPVRGPVVSAIPGRQTRAQARDARRAEQSATDADGVVADRAISPARAALIGAGITLGVVLGIGALVWAVIGGAG is encoded by the coding sequence GTGGCAGATCAGCGGGTCGCCGAACAGCCGGGCATCCCCGGGTTCAGTTTTGTGCGCCCGCTGGGGTCTGGCGGATTCGCACAGGTCTATCTCTACGAGCAGGATCTCCCGCGCCGCGTGGTCGCGGTGAAGGTGCTCGATTCGGCACCGGATCGACGCGACGTGTTCGAGCGGGAGGCCGATGCCATGGCCGGGCTGAGCGCCCACCCCTCTATTGTGTCGATTTACCAGGCGGGGATTGCCCTCTCCGGGCGGCCATATCTCGTGATGGAGTACTGCCCGGCGTCTCTCGGCGCCCTCACGAAGGGGAGCCCGGCACCCCTGAATGAGGTCCTCGACGCCGGGGTGCGGTTGGCCGGTGCACTCGAAACGGCGCACCGCGCCGGAATGCTGCACCGCGACATCAAGCCGTCAAACGTGCTCGTGACCCAACTCGGGCGCCCGGCGCTCTCCGACTTCGGAATTGCTCGCTCGCTCGCAGACTCGGCGCTGCCCTCGGAAGAAGTCGCGATGTCGGTGCCCTGGTCGGCCCCCGAAGTTGTGCGCCTCGACAGCGCTGGCAGCGTGGCAAGCGAGATCTGGTCGCTCGCCGCGACGCTCTACACTTTTGCGGCTGGTCGCTCGCCCTTCGAAGACGAGAACAAGGATCGCAATACTCGTGCAAAGTTGATTGAGCGGATCGGCAAGGCCGAGGTGCGCCCGATTCCAGGCGCGACCGGATACGCCCCATTTGATGCAGTGCTCGCGCGCGCGATGCAGCGGACCCCCGGGGCGCGGTTCGCCTCGATGGCGGAATTCGGTGCCGCACTGCAAGACGTGCAGCGCGGCTTCGGCTACGACGTGACGCCGCTCGAAATCATCGCCGACGCGTGGCAGCCGCGCGCAGATCTCCTGGCGGACCCGCAGCTCAGCGCCGCCCAGCCCGTGCGTGGCCCAGTGGTGTCGGCGATCCCAGGCAGGCAGACTCGCGCGCAGGCTCGGGATGCTCGGCGCGCGGAGCAGAGCGCGACAGACGCCGACGGCGTCGTTGCTGATCGCGCGATTTCGCCTGCTCGCGCGGCCCTTATCGGAGCTGGAATCACGCTCGGTGTCGTGTTGGGAATCGGTGCCCTCGTCTGGGCTGTCATCGGCGGTGCCGGGTGA
- a CDS encoding TetR/AcrR family transcriptional regulator has protein sequence MARVDTRRLITQAAVRVAAQQGISGASMDQIADAAGVAKGSLYYNFASKDAIFEAVIRDGYAQLSAAIDAASATALAADAPRAVAGATLAAMRDNLDLAKIMTAETFRTDRPWAPTVEVARAAVAVRLRDVLRAARAAGGDATGAAAITETAGAAFFGALAAACLDWLLFRPEQSVDAVLDQVLRAF, from the coding sequence ATGGCACGCGTCGATACTCGAAGACTCATCACTCAGGCCGCGGTGCGCGTGGCAGCGCAGCAGGGGATCAGCGGTGCGTCCATGGACCAGATTGCGGATGCCGCCGGAGTCGCCAAGGGCAGCCTGTACTACAACTTTGCCTCAAAGGACGCGATCTTCGAGGCCGTGATCCGCGACGGGTATGCGCAGCTCTCCGCAGCAATCGATGCAGCGAGCGCAACGGCACTGGCAGCTGACGCGCCGCGTGCGGTGGCGGGAGCCACGCTCGCAGCCATGCGGGACAATCTCGACCTCGCAAAGATCATGACTGCCGAGACATTTCGCACCGATCGGCCGTGGGCCCCGACCGTGGAGGTCGCTCGCGCAGCGGTTGCGGTGCGGCTGCGCGACGTGCTGCGCGCGGCGCGGGCGGCTGGAGGTGATGCGACGGGGGCCGCTGCGATCACCGAGACCGCTGGCGCCGCGTTCTTCGGTGCCCTCGCCGCTGCCTGCCTCGACTGGCTCCTGTTTCGCCCCGAGCAGTCAGTCGATGCGGTGCTGGATCAGGTCTTGCGCGCGTTCTGA
- a CDS encoding chitobiase/beta-hexosaminidase C-terminal domain-containing protein, translating into MSRRRIVALALSGVALLAAQAVMPSGMPTAAIAAEVQGAPAAPQISLLSGRYVGAQTVTVSAQAGAEIRYTLDGTHPTRNSPVYSGPIRVESSANVSAVAFTDRSESAPAISGILIKSVEEPLAQFAVMSDIHLSTGDDVSALKWQGYFDTLQRIAPHPDALISNGDQINDNHFNTAAHHQYPRAMLEENLARTGMTDTQVMLTFGNHDDYVTRMAEQYPEDWFPGTTGYYESSIGEFPAFVVNTEAWNSAQASWLYGRLSAISADPTTQHLPIFVFGHRPISSTVWDGAQSSNSGLKTNLADFPQVVYFSGHSHLNITDERSIHQESFTSVNEGSMSYGENNGKFQIFGEGLARDATIPTAQSVVVDVYADRVEIDRINYAAQPGRTYDDAGTWQFQTDPPFASSGSLAGPSWIVARGTSPAAVKAGFTYTPENRNTAAPAWTESQPSVRQTASGPVLRVPQAGDDQFTAEYSLSVTDTATGLVTNLVPANGRIYSDYVVAPKPAVLDIPLAVRKGDTVGQPIDRTLTIGQEYRATLVAYDSYGNASEPREFSFVAGTIDRTALDVQIDRAESAIGQIERVIGTAAPAGEADYGFAVADVSAAETGIAALRAQLPGAPATQDDADALGFVVSDAVDALEAVLEVVDRAALIDAIDAVQLGLERRLPAELADPAQVAEAERAVRAELRTAHAVQGRLNVAQDTLDATAATLLAAYAAWEQAASEKPIPEKPIPEKPIPEKPGSEQPGEGKPGSEAPGAEVPGAVPPGQETSANELARTGGSERLLLVLVGAGALGAGCILLWGLRRAQRRN; encoded by the coding sequence ATGTCCAGACGAAGGATCGTCGCACTCGCGCTGAGCGGGGTCGCGCTGTTGGCAGCGCAGGCTGTCATGCCAAGTGGAATGCCCACTGCCGCGATCGCGGCCGAAGTTCAGGGGGCTCCCGCCGCTCCCCAGATCAGTCTGCTCAGTGGGCGATACGTCGGGGCGCAGACCGTGACCGTGTCCGCGCAGGCTGGAGCCGAGATTCGGTACACGCTCGATGGGACGCACCCGACGAGGAACAGCCCGGTCTACTCGGGACCCATCCGGGTCGAGTCATCGGCCAATGTGAGCGCGGTAGCCTTCACCGACCGGTCAGAGAGTGCTCCGGCGATCAGCGGGATCCTGATCAAGTCGGTGGAAGAGCCGCTTGCACAATTCGCGGTGATGAGCGATATCCACCTCTCCACGGGCGACGACGTCAGTGCGCTGAAATGGCAAGGCTACTTCGACACTCTGCAGCGCATCGCGCCGCATCCTGACGCGCTGATCTCGAACGGGGATCAGATCAACGACAACCACTTCAACACCGCTGCGCACCACCAGTACCCGCGCGCGATGCTGGAGGAGAACCTGGCGCGGACCGGGATGACGGACACTCAAGTCATGCTGACGTTCGGCAATCACGACGATTACGTCACTCGGATGGCCGAGCAGTATCCGGAGGACTGGTTCCCGGGCACCACGGGCTACTACGAGAGCAGCATCGGGGAGTTCCCCGCATTTGTGGTGAATACCGAAGCATGGAACAGTGCCCAAGCAAGTTGGTTGTACGGGCGTCTGAGCGCGATCTCTGCGGATCCCACGACACAGCACCTTCCCATTTTCGTATTCGGACACCGTCCCATCTCGTCCACGGTGTGGGACGGGGCTCAATCCTCGAACAGCGGACTGAAGACGAACCTCGCCGACTTCCCGCAGGTCGTGTACTTTTCCGGCCACTCCCACCTCAACATCACTGATGAGCGCTCGATTCACCAGGAGAGCTTCACCTCTGTCAACGAGGGCTCGATGTCGTACGGCGAGAATAACGGCAAATTCCAGATCTTTGGTGAGGGTCTCGCGCGCGATGCAACGATTCCGACTGCTCAGTCGGTCGTCGTGGATGTCTACGCGGATCGAGTCGAAATCGACCGCATCAACTACGCCGCTCAGCCCGGCCGCACCTATGACGACGCAGGTACCTGGCAGTTCCAGACGGATCCGCCGTTTGCCTCGTCAGGCTCTCTGGCGGGGCCCAGCTGGATCGTTGCTCGCGGCACGAGCCCGGCGGCGGTGAAAGCCGGCTTTACCTATACCCCTGAGAACCGGAATACCGCAGCGCCGGCGTGGACTGAATCTCAGCCGTCAGTGCGGCAGACGGCGTCCGGACCGGTCCTGCGCGTGCCGCAAGCAGGGGATGACCAATTCACCGCCGAATACTCGCTCAGCGTGACGGATACCGCGACCGGGCTCGTCACCAACCTGGTTCCCGCGAACGGCCGCATCTATTCCGACTACGTCGTTGCCCCGAAACCCGCGGTCCTTGATATCCCGCTCGCGGTGCGGAAGGGGGACACCGTGGGGCAGCCCATCGATCGCACGCTCACGATTGGGCAGGAGTACCGGGCCACCCTCGTGGCGTACGACTCGTACGGGAACGCGAGCGAGCCGCGTGAGTTCAGCTTCGTGGCCGGAACGATCGATCGGACTGCCCTCGACGTGCAGATCGACCGCGCGGAGTCCGCCATCGGGCAGATCGAGCGTGTGATTGGAACGGCTGCACCCGCAGGAGAAGCGGATTACGGGTTTGCGGTCGCGGATGTCTCCGCGGCAGAAACAGGTATCGCCGCCCTGCGCGCGCAGCTGCCTGGCGCGCCGGCCACGCAGGACGATGCCGATGCCCTCGGTTTCGTCGTCTCGGACGCCGTAGACGCGCTGGAGGCGGTGCTTGAGGTGGTCGATCGCGCAGCACTCATCGATGCCATTGACGCTGTGCAGCTCGGATTGGAGCGCAGGCTGCCAGCCGAACTCGCGGACCCCGCGCAGGTCGCTGAGGCCGAGCGTGCGGTGCGGGCAGAGCTGCGGACGGCGCATGCCGTCCAGGGGCGACTCAACGTTGCTCAGGACACACTCGACGCAACGGCTGCAACCCTGCTCGCTGCCTACGCTGCGTGGGAGCAGGCCGCGAGCGAGAAGCCGATCCCCGAGAAGCCGATCCCCGAGAAGCCGATCCCCGAGAAGCCGGGGAGCGAGCAGCCAGGAGAGGGGAAGCCAGGCAGTGAGGCGCCGGGTGCGGAGGTGCCCGGCGCAGTCCCGCCGGGGCAGGAAACGTCCGCGAATGAGCTGGCGCGTACCGGTGGAAGCGAGCGACTGCTCCTCGTGCTTGTGGGGGCAGGCGCGCTGGGAGCTGGCTGCATTCTGCTGTGGGGTCTGCGTCGCGCCCAGCGCCGCAACTAG
- the nusG gene encoding transcription termination/antitermination protein NusG, whose translation MTSETSNTPEADLDAALDALAHTADPVVDAAVEDALDIDSADEAEAAASAIVDEETEEEASEDSEGESTEDPYKAFKKDLRRRPGKWFVIHTYAGYERKVKSNLWNRRETMGAVDDIFEIQVPMEEVMEVKNGQRKMVTRVRIPGYVLVRMNLTESTWSVVRHTPGVTGFVGNAHNPVPLRINEAFEMLKSTVELEPAATAKGKAAANAAAQGNVEIDFEVGETITIKSGSFEGLPGTISEINAAAGKLTVLVSLFERETPVELGFDQVTKMV comes from the coding sequence ATGACGAGCGAGACGAGCAACACACCCGAGGCCGACCTCGATGCGGCACTCGACGCGCTGGCGCACACGGCTGACCCCGTAGTAGACGCGGCAGTCGAGGATGCGCTTGACATTGACAGCGCTGATGAGGCCGAAGCGGCCGCCAGTGCGATTGTCGACGAGGAGACCGAGGAAGAAGCGAGCGAGGATTCTGAGGGCGAGAGCACCGAAGATCCTTACAAGGCGTTCAAGAAGGATCTGCGTCGCCGTCCGGGCAAGTGGTTTGTGATTCACACCTATGCCGGATACGAGCGCAAGGTGAAGTCGAACCTGTGGAACCGTCGCGAGACGATGGGCGCTGTCGATGACATCTTTGAGATCCAGGTCCCCATGGAAGAAGTCATGGAGGTCAAGAACGGCCAGCGCAAGATGGTGACGCGCGTGCGCATCCCCGGCTATGTGCTGGTCCGTATGAACCTCACCGAATCCACGTGGTCTGTTGTCCGGCACACCCCGGGCGTCACCGGCTTCGTTGGCAACGCGCACAACCCGGTTCCGCTGCGGATCAATGAGGCCTTCGAGATGCTGAAGAGCACTGTCGAGCTCGAGCCCGCGGCAACGGCGAAGGGCAAGGCCGCGGCCAACGCTGCTGCTCAGGGCAACGTTGAGATCGACTTCGAGGTCGGCGAAACGATCACGATCAAGTCGGGCTCCTTCGAGGGGCTTCCCGGCACGATTAGCGAGATCAACGCCGCCGCTGGCAAACTCACCGTGCTCGTGTCCCTGTTCGAACGAGAGACTCCCGTGGAGCTCGGCTTCGACCAGGTCACCAAGATGGTCTAG
- the rplK gene encoding 50S ribosomal protein L11 gives MAKAKKVTGLIKLQIAAGAANPAPPVGPALGQHGVNIMEFCKAYNAATESQRGNVVPVEITVYEDRSFTFVLKTPPAAELLKKAAGVQKGSGTPHTVKVAKVTAEQVRQIAEQKQADLNANDIDAASKIIAGTARSMGITVE, from the coding sequence ATGGCTAAAGCCAAGAAGGTTACCGGTCTGATCAAGCTTCAGATCGCTGCCGGCGCTGCCAACCCGGCACCGCCCGTCGGCCCTGCTCTGGGTCAGCACGGCGTCAACATCATGGAGTTCTGCAAGGCGTACAACGCCGCAACGGAGTCGCAGCGCGGCAACGTTGTCCCGGTTGAGATCACCGTCTACGAGGATCGCTCGTTCACGTTCGTGCTCAAGACCCCGCCGGCTGCAGAGCTGCTCAAGAAGGCCGCAGGAGTCCAGAAGGGCTCCGGCACCCCGCACACCGTCAAGGTGGCAAAGGTGACGGCTGAGCAGGTTCGTCAGATCGCTGAGCAGAAGCAGGCTGATCTGAACGCGAACGACATCGACGCCGCGTCGAAGATCATCGCGGGCACCGCTCGCTCCATGGGCATCACGGTCGAGTAA